One window of the Anopheles cruzii chromosome 2, idAnoCruzAS_RS32_06, whole genome shotgun sequence genome contains the following:
- the LOC128278094 gene encoding NEDD8 ultimate buster 1 translates to MSVTELENESLLIQIRAQLSERKIKLWEAPYLTEERTANEPELRRLAETLGPEAGIPSDRCEIALRSLQQTALEKLRAKDEFQKTGLATVKVRAPTQAGANRSFDLKLKVTDLGSTLCELVGQRLSVDAQKIKLVCGGKVVNGIHTLEEQKLTNGAIVMALVMAHSEAEAKRECSTYDRVQKIRADAELLINENDSAKMMSLEDQSGNAIFLPKSEKKALLMALTLYAKGKAALLAENYEEALLLLLEADQDFRSCNSQLLNGVDNYALLNLDVVWCYLCLKNLNQLPDAAERLQLCEQKFRQSYGENMKRVTAIKGEQSSEKTLLVRLHLLKAILYYHQNRRDDARTMFRVVETELQSLRIDDACLSRLMECGYTMQEARLALRACSNNIEAAIEFIYTQRQRHEANERRSRRELRLYEKIGHNVADAAQYWRLKLENVDQLMEMGYAEDMAAIALKESDNDINGALNELQNNRDALQAKLTRCTVPDTKLLQMLVGLGFPEEAARVALKTTANVYDRAAEFLISNVANGGVYSELLTRAIEADAEAASPTGSEPVASSSTRRSAPRETVPATPVSQCSEEKRQKKEMLDLLFKSFTKDIETSPDVYLDLSLAEEANLLEQYKKLLAMD, encoded by the exons ATGTCCGTTACGGAGCTGGAAAACGAAAGCCTCCTCATACAGATCCGTGCACAGCTTAGCGAGCGCAAAATAAAGCTGTGGGAAGCACCGTACCTGACGGAGGAGCGTACGGCCAACGAACCCGAGTTGCGGCGATTGGCCGAAACGCTTGGACCGGAAGCCGGTATTCCCAGCGATCGGTGTGAGATCGCGCTACGGTCGCTGCAGCAAACCGCACTGGAAAAACTGCGGGCAAAAGATGAGTTCCAGAAGACGGGATTGGCCACGGTGAAGGTGCGAGCCCCGACCCAGGCCGGAGCGAACCGATCGTTCGATCTGAAGCTTAAGGTGACCGACCTGGGCAGCACCCTTTGCGAGCTGGTTGGGCAACGACTTTCGGTGGATGCGCAAAA AATTAAGCTGGTTTGCGGTGGCAAGGTTGTAAACGGTATACACACGCTTGAGGAACAGAAACTGACGAACGGAGCGATCGTTATGGCGCTGGTGATGGCGCACAGTGAGGCGGAAGCGAAGCGCGAGTGCTCGACCTACGATCGGGTGCAAAAGATCCGGGCCGATGCCGAGCTGCTGATTAACGAGAACGACAGTGCGAAGATGATGAGC CTTGAGGATCAGTCAGGAAATGCAATTTTTCTACCAAAGAGCGAAAAGAAGGCCCTCCTGATGGCGCTGACGCTGTACGCGAAGGGCAAGGCCGCGCTGCTTGCAGAAAATTACGAGGAagcgctactgctgctgctggaagcggACCAAGACTTCCGCTCGTGCAACTCACAGCTACTTAACGGGGTGGATAATTATGCACTCCTCAATCTCGACGTTGTGTGGTGTTATCTCTGTCTGAAG AACCTCAACCAACTGCCGGATGCGGCCGAAAGGCTGCAGCTGTGCGAGCAAAAGTTTCGCCAGAGCTATGGTGAAAACATGAAGCGCGTGACCGCGATCAAGGGTGAGCAGTCGAGCGAGAAAACGCTGCTCGTGCGGCTCCACCTGCTGAAGGCCATTCTGTACTACCACCAGAACCGGCGGGACGATGCGCGTACGATGTTTCGCGTGGTCGAGACGGAACTTCAGTCTCTGCGCATCGATGACGCGTGCCTTAGCCGCCTGATGGAGTGCGGGTACACGATGCAGGAGGCACGGCTGGCGCTGCGTGCCTGCTCGAACAACATCGAGGCCGCAATCGAGTTCATCTACACGCAACGCCAACGGcacgaagcgaacgaacgtcGCTCGCGACGCGAGCTGCGATTGTACGAAAAAATCGGCCATAATGTGGCCGATGCGGCACAATACTGGCGTTTGAAGCTCGAAAACGTCGATCAGCTAATGGAGATGGGGTACGCCGAGGATATGGCCGCAATTGCGCTGAAAGAAAGTGACAACGACATCAACGGAGCGCTGAACGaattgcaaaacaatcgaGACGCTCTGCAGGCAAAGCTTACGCGTTGCACCGTGCCGGACACCAAGCTGCTTCAGATGCTGGTGGGACTTGGCTTCCCCGAGGAAGCGGCCCGTGTTGCGCTCAAAACGACCGCCAACGTGTATGATCGGGCGGCAGAGTTTTTGATCTCCAACGTTGCGAACGGCGGAGTTTACAGTGAGCTGCTGACTCGAGCGATCGAAGCGGACGCAGAGGCCGCGTCACCCACCGGTAGCGAACCGGTAGCATCTTCCAGCACGCGACGATCTGCGCCCCGAGAGACGGTCCCGGCGACGCCGGTCTCTCAGTGTTCGGAGGAGAAACGCcagaaaaaggaaatgttGGACCTTCTTTTTAAGAGCTTTACGAAGGACATCGAAACGTCGCCGGACGTGTATCTGGATCTGTCGCTCGCCGAGGAAGCGAACCTGCTGGAGCAGTACAAAAAGCTGCTCGCTATGGATTGA
- the LOC128278166 gene encoding phospholipid-transporting ATPase ABCA1-like, with the protein MTVLTAQTASSGPATTLTQPVGTSGWGMFWLLMWKNFLLHWRYKISSLVEIFIPPLFMLLMVGLRSLTEIENVPHVSVYQPLDITNFGAIRRNLAIPFHDTLAYSPDGPALQDLMQPIGQWTELNVVAFPNGTMLHNFLLASNAFAGIEFDIRLNQSATLPNHLSYRLRFPGEQRAQFVVGHSWQTDRRWGGRADGGARFSEDSDGGPSPGYFREGFLSIQHFIFKAFAERIKVIAEPVPDVYLQRFPYPPFREDSFPSSLTTFLPISVMLAFIYPCISIVKNILFEKEKQIKEAMKIMGLRNWVLWSSWFVKCFVFTQISVCLVVVFLKVPWYSTPHVSVLTYSDWSAIWLIFAVYGIAIITFSFMLSTLFSKANSGGAVAAIVWFMAFAPYIIMVQDYRNLSVPQKLGSSLLLNTAIGFAMRLVGVYEGATVGVQWSTLFHDSPFDDINIGQMLLLLLGDAAIYMLIALYIEQVFPGDFGLAQPWYFPITKRFWCGERPLSSEHTEKTATVDGGNENIEAEPKGRVPRIQIQALQKVYSNKKVAVEGLTFNMFEGQITALLGHNGAGKTTTMSMLTGMKRPTSGTAIIWGHDIRTEMRQVRSSLGYCPQHNILFDALTVREHLYFYGRLKGLSSVQVQYEIEKYIRALELNDKANVRSSSLSGGMKRKLCVGIALCAGSKVVLCDEPTSGMDPAARRALWDLLIAEKARRTMILSTHFMDEADMLGDRIAIMADGKLKAVGSSFFLKKKFGVGYRLICVKQADCDVERVTELLRKHIPFIQVESNVGSELTYLLQEEHARGFQKLLEELEEWGDELKIGDFGISLTSLEEVFMKVGSDNSQPPAGEEASLHSLHSYSTATDLESRSSVEDYELLGGFKRFRYQIAALFLKKIYQTHRNWFLLVVQVLIPVLFVAVTIAVVRNWGGSDDMPPLAIGLRFFNPSVTLVQRDPHDETGPMEAIILQNYFNLFHNVPGLVTGFVGWMEDVFLYFTEQNLVIVNRQFIVGAGIVRDNLTAWFNNEALHSPSVSLLMMHNALLRTYTNSSDSSISLANFPLPYTDETRLQLMRTFNNLGFQLAYYTGFAMSFVVGFYVIFYIRERVTKAKLLQLVSGVNRLTYWLTGFLWDYLTYAFVCIFIIITVAIFQEPGFSTGGEVFRLYSVFLFIGVPALPLTYIVTLYYNVPPAAFIRISVAYIVTGTALFIFVYLLGTDMFELEELSEVLSNVFLIFPHFALCDAIVNLSHMSVTIDTCQADRPPGVTPLPICDDTLYYYQWDRPGIGRHLLYSLVMTVIYFVLLFLLDFKVLKLIVQKLREWYHRKRYRAAEATEMDSDVKKEKDRIATMPQEERYRTNLVVQGMTKYYSSFLAVNQISLGMNSYECFGLLGANGAGKTTTFKMLSGDETISFGDAWIKGHSLKSELKKVHQHIGYCPQFDALIEDLTGRETLKLFSLLRGVPRANIPAVSLHLARQFGFDKHLDKQVKAYSGGNKRKLSTALAMLGNPSVVYLDEPTSGMDPGAKRNLWNGVCRMRDSGKTIVLTSHSMEECEALCTRLAIMVNGEFKCLGSPQHLKNKFSQGFVLTIKAKRGGGDGAAAKGKDGKDAAANGDTVDLQNIKDHIVTQFPDSTLKEEYQDLLTYYIRSSNMKWSQIFGIMERAKQWLNIEDYSIGQTSLEQVFLAFTKYQRE; encoded by the exons ATGACCGTCCTAACCGCACAAACCGCGAGCAGCGGGCCGGCGACCACACTCACCCAACCGGTCGGAACGTCCGGATGGGGCATGTTTTGGTTGCTGatgtggaaaaactttttgcTACACTGGCGGTACAAGATTTCCAGCCTGGTTGAAATCTTTATCCCGCCCCTGTtcatgctgctgatggtgggaCTGCGCAGTTTAACGGAAATCGAAAACGTCCCTCACGTATCTGTCTACCAGCCGCTGGATATCACGAACTTTGGCGCTATCAG GAGAAACCTGGCCATTCCGTTCCACGACACGCTCGCCTACTCACCCGATGGGCCAGCACTGCAGGACCTCATGCAGCCAATAGGGCAGTGGACGGAACTGAATGTGGTAGCGTTCCCGAACGGCACGATGCTACATAATTTTCTGCTGGCCAGCAACGCGTTTGCGGGCATCGAATTCGACATCCGGCTAAACCAGTCCGCGACGTTGCCGAACCATCTGTCCTATCGGTTGCGTTTTCCGGGCGAACAGCGCGCCCagttcgtcgtcggccacaGCTGGCAAACGGATCGCCGGTGGGGTGGCCGTGCCGATGGTGGAGCTCGGTTTTCCGAGGACAGTGACGGGGGCCCCTCGCCGGGTTACTTCCGCGAGGGATTTCTCAGTATCCAGCACTTCATCTTCAAGGCGTTCGCGGAGCGAATCAAAGTGATCGCCGAGCCCGTTCCGGATGTGTATCTGCAGCGGTTTCCGTACCCTCCGTTTCGCGAGGACAGCTTCCCGTCCAGCTTGACGACGTTCTTGCCCATCTCGGTGATGCTGGCGTTCATCTACCCGTGCATCAGCATCGTGAAGAACATACTGTTCGAGAAGGAGAAGCAGATCAAGGAAGCGATGAAGATCATGGGCCTCCGCAACTGGGTGCTCTGGAGCTCGTGGTTCGTCAAGTGTTTCGTGTTCACGCAGATCTCCGTCTGCCTGGTGGTAGTGTTTCTGAAGGTACCCTGGTACTCTACGCCGCACGTGTCGGTGCTTACGTACTCCGATTGGAGTGCCATCTGGCTGATCTTTGCAGTGTACGGCATCGCGATCATCACTTTCTCATTCATGCTCAGTACGCTGTTTTCGAAGGCGAATTCGGGTGGGGCGGTTGCGGCCATCGTTTGGTTCATGGCCTTCGCACCGTACATCATCATGGTGCAGGACTACCGCAATCTGAGCGTACCGCAAAAGCTGGGCTCTTCGTTGCTCCTCAACACGGCGATCGGGTTCGCGATGCGGCTGGTCGGTGTTTACGAGGGCGCAACGGTCGGAGTGCAGTGGTCCACACTGTTCCACGACAGCCCCTTCGACGATATCAACATCGggcagatgctgctgctgttgctcggGGACGCCGCGATCTACATGCTGATTGCGCTCTACATCGAGCAGGTGTTTCCGGGCGATTTTGGTCTCGCCCAACCGTGGTACTTCCCGATCACGAAGCGATTCTGGTGCGGCGAACGCCCGCTATCCAGCG AGCACACCGAAAAGACGGCGACTGTGGACGgtggaaacgaaaacatcgaaGCCGAGCCGAAAGGGCGCGTACCGCGCATCCAAATCCAGGCACTGCAGAAAGTGTACTCCAACAAGAAGGTGGCCGTCGAGGGGCTCACCTTTAACATGTTCGAGGGTCAAATCACGGCACTGCTGGGCCACAACGGGGCCGGAAAAACGACCACCATGTCGATGCTGACCGGCATGAAGCGGCCGACGTCGGGGACAGCGATTATCTGGGGTCACGACATCCGGACCGAAATGCGCCAAGTTCGGTCGTCGCTCGGGTACTGTCCGCAGCATAACATCCTGTTCGACGCGCTGACAGTGCGCGAACATCTCTATTTCTACGGCCGGCTGAAGGGACTGTCGTCCGTTCAGGTGCAGTACGAGATCGAGAAGTACATCCGGGCGCTCGAGCTGAACGACAAGGCGAACGTGCGATCGTCGAGCCTTTCCGGGGGCATGAAGCGAAAGCTCTGCGTCGGCATTGCCCTGTGTGCCGGCTCGAAGGTGGTGCTGTGCGATGAACCCACCTCCGGTATGGATCCGGCTGCTCGCCGTGCCCTGTGGGATCTGTTGATTGCGGAGAAGGCCCGCCGTACGATGATCCTCTCGACGCACTTTATGGACGAAGCGGACATGCTGGGCGACCGGATTGCGATCATGGCCGACGGAAAACTGAAGGCCGTGGGTTCGTCGTTTTTCCTGAAGAAAAAGTTTGGCGTCGGGTATCGGCTGATCTGCGTCAAGCAGGCGGACTGTGACGTTGAGCGGGTGACGGAGCTGCTCCGAAAGCACATTCCTTTCATTCAGGTCGAATCGAACGTCGGCTCGGAGCTGACCTACTTGCTGCAGGAAGAACATGCCCGGGGCTTCCAGAAGCTGCTCGAGGAACTCGAAGAGTGGGGCGACGAGCTCAAGATCGGGGATTTTGGCATCTCGCTCACCTCCTTAGAGGAGGTGTTCATGAAGGTCGGTTCCGACAACTCTCAGCCTCCGGCAGGTGAAGAAGCGAGCCTTCACAGTCTGCATTCCTACAGCACCGCTACCGATCTAGAGTCACGGTCATCCGTCGAGGACTACGAGCTACTCGGAGGGTTCAAGCGGTTCCGCTATCAAATCGCGGCACTGTTTCTGAAGAAGATCTACCAAACCCACCGCAACTGGTTCCTGTTGGTGGTGCAAGTTCTGATACCGGTGCTCTTCGTAGCCGTCACGATTGCGGTTGTGCGAAACTGGGGCGGATCGGACGATATGCCTCCGCTGGCGATTGGCTTGCGATTCTTTAACCCCTCGGTCACCCTCGTCCAGAGGGACCCCCATGATGAAACTGGACCAATGGAAGCAAT AATCCTACAGAACTACTTCAACCTGTTCCACAACGTACCCGGGCTCGTAACGGGCTTCGTCGGCTGGATGGAGGATGTGTTTCTGTACTTCACCGAGCAGAACCTGGTGATCGTAAATCGACAGTTTATCGTCGGGGCCGGCATCGTGCGGGATAATCTAACGGCGTGGTTCAACAACGAGGCCCTCCATTCGCCGTCCGTATCGTTGTTGATGATGCACAACGCGCTCCTGCGTACGTACACCAATTCGTCCGATAGCAGCATCTCGCTGGCCAATTTCCCTTTACCGTACACCGACGAGACAAGG CTGCAACTGATGCGGACGTTCAACAACCTTGGCTTCCAGTTGGCGTACTACACCGGCTTTGCGATGTCCTTCGTGGTCGGCTTCTACGTGATCTTCTATATCCGCGAGCGAGTAACCAAAGCCAAACTGCTGCAGCTCGTCAGCGGCGTGAATCGATTGACGTACTGGCTGACCGGGTTCCTCTGGGACTATCTGACGTACGCGTTCGTCTGCATCTTTATCATCAtcacggtggccatttttcaagAGCCGGGTTTCAGCACCGGCGGCGAGGTGTTCCGCCTGTACTCGGTATTTTTGTTCATCGGAGTTCCGGCGTTACCGCTCACCTACATCGTCACGCTGTACTACAACGTGCCACCGGCCGCCTTCATTCGGATCAGTGTTGCGTACATTGTCACCGGGACGGCCCTGTTCATCTTTGTGTATCTGCTCGGGACGGACATGTTCGAGCTGGAGGAGCTTTCCGAGGTGCTTTCGAacgtgtttttgatttttcccCACTTTGCACTCTGTGATGCCATCGTGAACCTGAGCCACATGTCGGTCACGATTGATACGTGCCAGGCGGATCGTCCACCGGGCGTAACACCGCTACCGATCTGCGATGACACACTGTACTACTATCAGTGGGATCGTCCCGGTATCGGCCGCCATCTGCTGTACAGTCTGGTGATGACCGTTATCTACTTTGTTCTACTGTTTCTACTCGACTTCAAAGTGTTGAAGCTAATCGTGCAGAAGCTGCGCGAATGGTACCATCGGAAACGCTACCGGGCAGCGGAGGCAACGGAGATGGATTCGGACGTGAAGAAGGAGAAAGATCGGATCGCTACGATGCCGCAAGAGGAACGATACCGCACCAATCTGGTGGTGCAAGGGATGACGAAGTACTACAGCAGCTTTCTGGCCGTCAATCAAATCAGTCTGGGCATGAACAG TTACGAATGCTTCGGATTGCTGGGAGCGAACGGGGCCGGCAAGACGACGACCTTCAAGATGCTGTCGGGTGATGAGACGATATCGTTCGGTGACGCCTGGATCAAGGGTCACAGTTTGAAGAGCGAACTGAAGAAGGTGCACCAGCACATCGGCTACTGTCCCCAGTTTGACGCACTGATCGAGGACCTAACGGGCCGCGAGACACTGAAGCTGTTCTCACTCTTACGGGGCGTCCCGCGAGCCAACATACCGGCCGTGAGCCTTCACCTGGCACGACAGTTCGGTTTCGACAAGCATCTGGATAAGCAGGTCAAAGCGTACAGTGGAGGCAACAAGCGTAAGCTCAGCACGGCCCTGGCTATGCTCGGGAACCCGTCGGTGGTGTACTTGGATGAACCCACCTCCGGGATGGATCCGGGCGCAAAGCGGAACCTGTGGAACGGTGTCTGCCGGATGCGTGACAGTGGCAAGACGATCGTGCTCACATCGCACAGCATGGAAGAGTGCGAAGCGCTCTGTACGCGGCTCGCCATTATGGTGAACGGCGAGTTCAAGTGTCTCGGTTCCCCGCAGCACTTGAAGAACAAGTTCTCGCAAGGATTCGTGCTAACGATCAAAGCgaagcgcggcggcggcgacggtgcggCAGCAAAGGGTAAGGATGGCAAGGATGCTGCCGCCAACGGCGATACCGTCGATTTGCAAAACATTAAGGATCACATCGTCACCCAGTTTCCGGACTCGACCCTCAA GGAAGAGTATCAGGATTTGTTGACGTACTACATACGCTCCAGTAACATGAAGTGGTCGCAGATCTTTGGCATCATGGAGCGTGCCAAGCAGTGGCTCAACATCGAGGACTATTCCATCGGCCAAACAAGCTTGGAGCAAGTGTTTTTAGCATTCACAAAGTATCAACGGGAGTAA
- the LOC128278759 gene encoding uncharacterized protein LOC128278759, which translates to MFAHPPPIGGHSAAAAAAAAAVILDTDWDGTLIWMDHCQGESCTSGHRTAGKLKSTVKLTTTSRTTTMKHKMGPDGAPFVASLHRFGVPCWHCYPVGLLLLLLPLLVPQTAINGLPITSKPLDNNPDHLTWEAAWLSEDSSRGAVPIGGKTKKITPKSIFITPFLNSYNTSACPPDFKVDYNGKCIQVVSINTADILVTKLQSLFAQHGQDTGGPGGAGGEDDYDYDYDATGPYQVNLPLSIDLSPEQPVPAGVSHGPKLTYQDNLGPSFYDSAMVDIATVEQDKAKITTVSVDGGVASDKPFLATTAATNAGSAGTTFSSSSGSSTGSDQTGAESDISFLAFESLPNGTLAGQIELDGHNRTVVQSIFVSSTTTDTPVATGDGGGSSSTTQSATTTELDTEPGGTPTDRVGETVATDATVATSTILGSTVPVTTTTFDQEETYPIDREDASSTTQNVASSTEASSSPVALPQFADADDPEEALKLELAEESLLLENNNSSTVPVDLSTTDVSDMIDLDTLPTSETESSDEPTIVMGQEASTTKSSDNRALPTKPTVQIITPIRFNWDLGFVGGSQVPAQLMAASYVQQDRTTRATPETTTVAIERWTEQPPKARNGSEAERLKAAPDDHPPILPASTSEVPTTVSEPSPAAAPVSSAASGFALEIKPIPTTPPNNDRYMEQLRKINEIVAEKRRLQQQQEQQLAAASSSSTRIRFPSRDDEPLRGAESVSNYQQAPSAGVRFPGTATNRLTPSGNRLPDIFPKKSADSTTQRPAFWWLPSGWEVDQTGNKPMLLRFWSRMPLVRDSSAPPATGTESQTDHLSSNSNRWRSSSSFQQPQHYQQQQQQQQQQQQFSNHLPVAPGGGASHPVASARGNSKSPSENFYKEVSAQEVYKVMNARQLNHHKR; encoded by the exons ATGTTTGCCCACCCACCGCCGATTGGgggccactcggcggcggcggcggcggcggcggcggcagtcaTCCTCGACACCGACTGGGACGGCACTCTTATCTGGATGGATC ATTGCCAGGGCGAATCATGCACTAGCGGTCACCGGACCGCTGGGAAACTAAAGTCAACAGTGAAGCTCACAACTACCAGccgtacgacgacgatgaaacACAAAATGGGACCGGATGGGGCGCCGTTCGTCGCATCATTGCACCGTTTCGGAGTGCCGTGTTGGCACTGCTACCCGGTGggactactgctgctgctactgccgctgctggtgcccCAAACGGCCATCAATGGGTTGCCCATCACCTCCAAACCGCTCGACAACAACCCGGACCATCTGACCTGGGAGGCGGCCTGGCTGTCGGAGGACAGCAGCCGCGGCGCCGTCCCGATCGGGGGCAAAACGAAGAAGATTACGCCGAAATCGATTTTTATCACCCCGTTCCTGAACAGCTACAACACGTCCGCCTGTCCGCCGGACTTTAAGGTGGACTACAACGGCAAGTGCATCCAGGTGGTGAGCATCAACACGGCCGACATTCTCGTCACGAAGCTGCAGAGTCTGTTCGCCCAACACGGCCAGGACACTGGCGGTCCGGGTGGTGCGGGCGGCGAGGACGATTACGACTACGATTACGATGCGACTGGACCGTATCAGGTTAATTTGCCACTGAGCATTGATCTGTCACCGGAacagccggtgccggccggagTGTCCCATGGACCCAAGTTGACGTACCAGGACAACCTGGGACCGAGCTTCTACGACAGTGCGATGGTCGACATTGCGACCGTCGAACAGGACAAGGCCAAGATAACGACCGTCTCGGTGGACGGCGGTGTGGCCTCGGACAAGCCCTTTCTTGCGACAACTGCCGCCACCAACGCTGGATCGGCAGGAACAACCtttagcagtagcagcggaaGCAGCACTGGTTCCGATCAAACCGGGGCCGAAAGTGACATCTCCTTTCTGGCGTTCGAAAGTCTACCGAACGGAACACTCGCTGGTCAGATCGAGCTGGACGGGCACAATCGCACGGTGGTGCAGAGTATTTTTGTATCGTCCACTACTACGGATACTCCGGTGGcaaccggtgacggtggtggcagtaGCAGCACAACGCAGTCTGCTACAACCACTGAGCTGGATACTGAACCCGGTGGTACGCCAACTGATCGCGTTGGCGAAACGGTTGCTACCGATGCTACTGTGGCCACTAGCACGATCCTAGGCAGCACTGTtccggtgacgacgacgaccttcGATCAGGAGGAAACCTACCCGATCGACAGGGAGGACGCATCCAGCACGACGCAGAAtgtggccagcagcaccgaagCTAGTAGTAGTCCTGTAGCACTCCCCCAGttcgcggacgcggacgacCCGGAGGAGGCACTAAAGCTGGAGTTGGCCGAGGAGTCGCTGCTGTTGGAGAACAATAACAGCtcgacggttccggtggatCTTTCGACGACGGACGTATCCGACATGATCGACCTGGACACGCTGCCCACCTCGGAGACGGAATCGAGTGACGAACCGACGATCGTGATGGGTCAGGAGGCAAGCACGACGAAGAGCTCCGACAACCGCGCACTGCCTACGAAGCCGACGGTACAGATCATAACACCGATCCGTTTTAACTGGGATCTCGGTTTTGTGGGTGGATCGCAGGTTCCGGCGCAGCTGATGGCTGCCAGTTACGTTCAACAGGATCGCACAACGCGCGCCACTCCCGAAACTACCACCGTGGCCATTGAGCGATGGACTGAGCAACCACCAAAGGCACGCAATGGCAGCGAAGCGGAAAGATTAAAAGCGGCTCCGGACGATCACCCCCCGATC CTGCCCGCTTCGACTTCGGAGGTACCGACGACAGTATCGGAGCCgagtccagcagcagcaccggtcaGTAGTGCCGCGTCGGGTTTCGCGCTGGAAATAAAACCCATCCCAACGACACCACCCAACAACGACCGGTACATGGAGCAGCTGCGAAAAATCAACGAAATCGTTGCCGAAAAACGtcgcctgcagcagcaacaggaacaGCAGCTGGCCGCGGCCAGCTCGTCGAGCACGCGCATAAGATTCCCGTCACGCGACGACGAGCCGCTGCGAGGGGCCGAGAGCGTTAGCAACTATCAGCAGGCACCGAGTGCGGGAGTGCGGTTCCCCGGAACGGCGACGAACCGTTTGACACCGAGCGGTAACCGTTTGCCGGACATCTTCCCAAAGAAATCGGCCGACAGTACGACTCAACGGCCCGCCTTCTGGTGGTTACCGTCCGGCTGGGAGGTTGACCAGACGGGCAACAaaccgatgctgctgcgcttcTGGTCCCGTATGCCGCTGGTACGCGACAGTtcagcgccaccagcgaccGGCACCGAGAGCCAAACTGACCATCTCTCCAGCAACTCGAATCGATGGCGTTCGTCCAGTAGCTTCCAACAGCCACAACActatcaacagcagcagcagcagcagcagcaacagcagcagttcaGCAATCATCTCCCGGTAGCCCCCGGTGGTGGAGCATCGCATCCGGTCGCTTCGGCAAGGGGTAACTCGAAGAGTCCTAGCGAAAACTTCTACAAGGAAGTTTCCGCCCAGGAAGTGTACAAGGTCATGAACGCTCGGCAGCTCAACCACCACAAGAGATAA